In Leptospira brenneri, a single genomic region encodes these proteins:
- a CDS encoding neutral/alkaline non-lysosomal ceramidase N-terminal domain-containing protein — MQFRILSIVLLCFSLPVWSEESSVYLAAMAKKDITGPSVGVMFWGYAREDQTGVGIHTRQFARSLVVRDQSSKKLLAYVTAEVGGIPFEIQRDVVKRLQTELDPGFGYGNVLINASHTHSGPAGHFHYSEVSFYSKEFYSESYAVLRDGIFESIKEAYLKMKPAELTVGKAFVGEAGINRSLSAYLANPENERKQYSDNIDREMLQLTVSVAGSPIGLVNWYGVHPTNITFDNRLISSDNKGIASLLSESEAKKQGLKDFVAIFAQANEGDVSPNLNLDNTGPGKDIYDSSFIIGKRQFLASQEILKSAGKRLSGGISFTQRFIDMSKHPVSSEFSGTGKTETTCPSAYGYSFAAGSTEEGGGHFLFHEGMTNKNRRFYIDWIAKFMIQSPSEELRECQNPKAVLFPMGETKPLPSLPQILPYGLALVGDLTILVMPHEVTTMSSRRLKKEVQSVLKDKSSEIVLSGLTNDFSGYITTPEEYSTQNYEGGHTLHGPQSLNALRQEFHKMSLELKTGSQPTSSSLMPLDLSDRVHSLKIPSSDSVTVKPEAVIQPSAESYKKGDVVTCRVESANPNVGYPKVASYFWVETEEKASWKPVRSDADFDTKFFYQKRGLWGKSEQSVELVWETNSETKPGEYRLVHEGIYLGKDGVRSPYRIECPSFRIAESGK, encoded by the coding sequence ATGCAGTTTCGAATTCTATCCATCGTTCTTCTTTGTTTCTCTCTCCCTGTTTGGTCGGAAGAGAGTTCGGTATATTTGGCAGCTATGGCAAAAAAAGACATCACTGGACCGTCTGTTGGTGTTATGTTTTGGGGTTACGCAAGAGAGGACCAAACTGGGGTCGGTATCCACACAAGACAGTTTGCAAGGTCCTTAGTGGTTCGAGACCAGAGCTCGAAAAAACTTTTAGCCTATGTTACCGCAGAGGTGGGAGGGATCCCTTTTGAAATCCAAAGGGATGTTGTGAAAAGGCTCCAAACGGAACTCGATCCGGGATTTGGTTATGGCAATGTTCTCATCAATGCTTCTCATACTCATAGCGGGCCGGCAGGACATTTTCATTATTCGGAAGTTTCGTTTTATTCAAAAGAATTCTATTCTGAGTCCTATGCCGTTTTACGAGATGGAATCTTTGAATCGATCAAAGAAGCATATTTAAAAATGAAACCAGCGGAATTAACAGTTGGAAAGGCCTTTGTGGGAGAAGCAGGGATCAATCGAAGTCTTTCTGCTTATCTTGCCAATCCAGAAAACGAAAGGAAACAATACTCTGATAACATTGATCGGGAAATGCTTCAGCTAACAGTGTCTGTGGCGGGGTCTCCCATCGGTTTAGTAAATTGGTATGGTGTCCATCCAACAAATATCACTTTTGATAACCGATTGATTTCTTCTGATAATAAAGGAATTGCTTCGTTACTTTCTGAATCAGAAGCAAAGAAACAAGGGTTAAAAGACTTTGTTGCTATCTTTGCACAGGCAAATGAAGGTGATGTGTCACCTAATTTAAATTTGGACAATACAGGTCCCGGAAAAGATATTTATGATAGTAGTTTTATCATCGGGAAAAGACAATTTTTAGCAAGCCAGGAAATTTTAAAATCAGCCGGAAAACGTTTGTCAGGCGGTATTTCTTTTACACAAAGATTTATTGATATGAGTAAACATCCTGTGAGTAGTGAATTTTCTGGAACTGGAAAAACAGAAACTACCTGTCCTTCTGCTTATGGTTATTCTTTTGCTGCTGGTTCCACTGAAGAAGGTGGAGGACATTTTTTATTTCATGAAGGGATGACCAACAAAAATCGAAGATTCTATATAGATTGGATCGCAAAGTTTATGATACAATCTCCCTCTGAAGAACTTAGAGAATGCCAAAATCCTAAGGCCGTCCTTTTTCCTATGGGGGAAACGAAACCACTCCCTAGTTTGCCCCAAATTTTACCATATGGACTAGCGTTAGTTGGTGATCTTACAATCCTTGTGATGCCTCATGAAGTCACAACGATGTCGAGCCGACGATTAAAAAAAGAAGTTCAGTCTGTATTAAAAGACAAATCTTCAGAAATTGTCCTTTCTGGACTTACGAATGATTTTTCTGGATACATTACCACTCCGGAAGAATACTCTACTCAAAATTACGAAGGTGGTCATACCTTACATGGACCTCAAAGTTTAAATGCCTTAAGACAAGAATTTCATAAAATGTCTTTAGAATTAAAAACCGGAAGCCAACCCACTTCTTCATCCTTAATGCCATTGGACTTGTCGGATCGAGTTCATTCACTAAAGATCCCTTCATCTGATTCTGTTACCGTTAAACCGGAAGCCGTCATTCAACCTAGTGCTGAATCATATAAAAAAGGTGATGTGGTAACATGCAGAGTAGAATCAGCAAATCCAAACGTAGGTTATCCGAAAGTGGCTTCTTATTTTTGGGTGGAAACAGAAGAGAAAGCGAGTTGGAAACCAGTAAGGTCAGATGCAGATTTTGATACAAAATTTTTCTACCAAAAACGAGGATTGTGGGGAAAGTCAGAACAAAGTGTGGAACTTGTTTGGGAAACCAATTCCGAAACGAAACCTGGTGAATACCGATTGGTTCACGAAGGAATTTATTTAGGTAAAGATGGGGTTCGTTCCCCTTATCGTATCGAATGTCCAAGTTTCCGTATCGCGGAGAGTGGAAAATAA
- a CDS encoding LA_3751/LA_3752 family putative glycosyltransferase: MEHSKKAIGFFVSLAFLVLGYFSFATKQIEPFADFALLEWQMKLAGQGIFHLPYQHLLEDPEFLFFPLPEIFFHIHNGLVYSTFPNLYPILFSPFYLGFGIMGVKLAQILLFFLSIYLFHLIQKDDISTILLLFGSSISIYIFLIHETIFFFFLEIIILYFYHRKWSILSGVLSICLVWMRPEMIFAIFFLPFCFPKEWEWKRFVGACVITGALFAIINQITLGTFLPLRVLKNSAFQFRPELSLYLLKIWIEQVPIFVLFVFYLGKSIVRKEFLFRNLFLISLTIAIMIISPNTGGHNTPRYLFGLIPLYALTFRYKEKNKEGTPKIWILVCLIISFYQINVIFQQTKELKKISKFQTNTIQELKTVDDSILVFNNSDFAFVALPLLEQKKDLLLLRSDYPKETFFRILDSKNTKSFSFLELPPSPFSLGETLSLSNCKKDCEFQKNATWQLPAALLPITTTSYQRK, encoded by the coding sequence ATGGAACATTCAAAAAAAGCAATTGGTTTCTTTGTTAGTTTAGCATTTTTAGTTTTGGGTTATTTTTCATTTGCAACAAAACAAATCGAACCATTTGCAGATTTTGCTCTTTTAGAATGGCAAATGAAACTTGCAGGCCAGGGAATTTTTCATCTGCCTTACCAACATCTTTTAGAAGATCCAGAATTTCTTTTTTTCCCTTTGCCAGAAATCTTTTTTCATATCCATAATGGACTTGTTTATTCCACTTTTCCAAATTTATATCCAATCCTATTTTCACCTTTCTACTTGGGATTTGGAATTATGGGTGTCAAACTGGCCCAAATTCTTTTGTTTTTTTTATCCATTTACCTTTTCCATCTAATCCAAAAGGACGATATATCCACCATACTTTTGTTATTTGGTTCAAGTATATCCATCTATATTTTTTTAATCCATGAGACTATTTTCTTTTTCTTTTTAGAAATCATTATATTATATTTTTATCACAGGAAATGGTCCATCCTCTCCGGGGTTCTGTCTATTTGCTTAGTTTGGATGCGACCAGAAATGATCTTCGCCATTTTTTTTCTTCCCTTTTGTTTCCCCAAAGAATGGGAATGGAAACGGTTTGTGGGCGCATGTGTAATTACCGGAGCCTTGTTTGCAATCATCAACCAAATCACGTTAGGAACATTCCTCCCACTTCGCGTCCTTAAAAATTCCGCATTTCAATTCCGACCTGAACTTAGCCTTTATTTATTAAAAATTTGGATAGAACAAGTTCCGATCTTTGTTTTGTTTGTTTTTTATCTTGGAAAATCCATCGTACGCAAAGAATTTTTATTTCGAAACCTATTCCTAATATCCTTAACCATTGCGATTATGATTATATCTCCTAATACAGGAGGCCATAATACTCCCAGATATCTATTTGGACTTATCCCTCTTTATGCATTAACATTTAGATATAAAGAAAAAAACAAAGAAGGAACCCCTAAGATTTGGATTTTGGTTTGTCTCATCATTTCTTTTTATCAAATCAATGTTATCTTCCAACAAACGAAAGAGTTAAAAAAGATTTCCAAATTCCAAACAAACACAATACAAGAATTAAAAACAGTAGATGATTCTATTTTGGTTTTTAACAATTCAGATTTTGCTTTTGTAGCTTTACCACTTTTAGAACAAAAAAAGGATCTCCTTTTACTAAGAAGTGATTACCCAAAGGAAACATTCTTTCGTATTCTGGATTCTAAGAATACAAAATCCTTCTCATTTTTAGAACTTCCCCCTTCCCCTTTTTCATTGGGAGAAACCTTAAGTTTATCCAATTGTAAAAAAGATTGCGAATTTCAAAAAAATGCAACTTGGCAACTTCCAGCGGCCCTCCTCCCCATCACGACAACCTCTTATCAACGAAAATAG
- a CDS encoding 7TM diverse intracellular signaling domain-containing protein: MKPILLQLTKPILIFFLFLPSYLWSVDLSEVLDQKNIGKEIWILEDPSKSLTIHDILKEETTKKFQLSSEEIPNFGQTNFFYWIKIPLENKTSGPVKKLLEIDYNNIDLVEVYSENNGSYHLTDRLGMMVPFSNRKIKNRNFVFPLELEGKSVKTLYLKLYNGGGLFVPLTIWENDHFSSHYADIQHGLGLYYGVMIVMILYNFFIFLSVKDVSYLYYVTYILGFLGIQLTLTGHGFQYLWPNFPEFQRNGFIFFSGFCVASLILFTKRFLNTKENTPIWLEQSLTVFFILHLIEIPLILFFSPEITVKIGLTLTIPVPFLIFAAAVISFFRNYRAARFFLLAFTVLIGATVVVAFKYLNLVPVNFLTEYGLYIGSASEVILLSIALADRINIMKQEKELAQAKAIEMQKILTESYARFVPKDFLANLGKETILDVKLGDQIQKYMAVLFSDIRSFTTLSEQMSPEENFNFINSYLGRMSPIIQKHNGFIDKFIGDAIMALFERNITDAIFAGVDMQLYLKEYNYHRSKQGYVPIQIGIGIHAGSLMLGTIGAEERLEGTVISDTVNLASRVQNLTKIYGSKIAVTEAAIHAIDDKHIQNLEYRFLDRVRVKGKTKPVSIYEILNGDDPIFLEQKLNTKELYLEGTTAYHSGNFSEAKDKFETVARLFPEDKATQLYLKRLFPVINPLPLSTEEFPEEED, encoded by the coding sequence ATGAAGCCTATACTACTTCAACTAACAAAACCAATACTTATATTTTTTCTTTTTTTACCGAGTTATTTGTGGTCTGTAGATCTAAGTGAAGTTTTAGATCAAAAAAACATTGGGAAGGAAATTTGGATCCTCGAAGATCCTTCCAAATCATTAACGATTCATGATATATTAAAAGAAGAAACAACAAAAAAGTTTCAACTTTCCTCTGAGGAAATTCCCAACTTTGGCCAGACTAATTTTTTCTATTGGATTAAGATACCGTTAGAAAACAAAACATCTGGGCCAGTAAAAAAACTATTAGAAATCGATTATAACAATATTGATTTAGTAGAAGTTTATTCAGAAAACAACGGATCATACCACCTAACAGATAGACTAGGAATGATGGTCCCGTTCTCAAATAGAAAAATAAAAAATAGGAACTTTGTATTTCCCCTCGAACTAGAAGGTAAATCAGTAAAAACTCTCTATTTAAAACTTTATAATGGGGGAGGACTTTTTGTACCACTCACCATTTGGGAAAATGATCATTTCTCCAGTCATTATGCTGACATCCAACATGGACTAGGGTTGTATTATGGAGTGATGATTGTTATGATCCTATACAACTTTTTCATTTTTTTAAGTGTAAAAGATGTCAGTTATCTATATTACGTAACTTACATCCTAGGATTTCTTGGAATACAATTAACGCTGACTGGACATGGTTTTCAATATTTATGGCCAAACTTTCCTGAATTCCAAAGAAACGGATTTATATTTTTTTCCGGATTCTGTGTAGCTTCACTTATTTTATTTACAAAACGTTTTTTAAATACAAAGGAAAATACGCCGATTTGGCTCGAGCAATCACTAACCGTATTCTTTATCCTTCACTTAATAGAAATTCCTCTCATTCTTTTCTTTTCACCTGAAATCACGGTGAAAATTGGTTTAACGCTTACGATTCCGGTCCCTTTTCTGATTTTTGCCGCTGCAGTGATCAGCTTTTTTCGGAATTATCGTGCAGCTCGTTTTTTCCTCCTCGCCTTTACTGTATTAATTGGTGCTACTGTGGTAGTTGCCTTTAAATACTTAAATCTAGTTCCAGTAAACTTTTTAACTGAATATGGTCTTTATATTGGATCAGCTTCTGAAGTGATTCTACTTTCGATCGCGCTCGCGGATAGAATCAACATCATGAAACAAGAAAAAGAATTAGCTCAAGCAAAAGCCATTGAAATGCAAAAAATCCTAACCGAATCTTATGCACGTTTTGTTCCCAAAGACTTTCTCGCCAATCTAGGTAAAGAAACAATATTAGATGTTAAGTTAGGTGACCAGATCCAAAAGTATATGGCTGTCCTCTTTAGTGACATCCGTTCCTTCACCACCTTATCAGAACAAATGAGTCCTGAAGAAAACTTTAACTTTATCAATTCCTATTTAGGAAGGATGAGTCCCATCATCCAAAAACATAATGGTTTTATCGATAAATTTATCGGAGATGCAATCATGGCCCTGTTTGAAAGAAACATTACGGATGCTATTTTTGCAGGAGTCGATATGCAATTGTATTTAAAAGAGTACAATTACCATAGAAGCAAACAAGGATACGTACCGATTCAAATTGGAATAGGAATTCATGCTGGATCTTTGATGTTAGGAACTATCGGTGCAGAAGAAAGATTAGAAGGCACTGTCATTTCCGATACGGTCAACTTAGCTTCTCGTGTTCAAAATCTAACAAAAATTTACGGGTCCAAAATTGCTGTGACAGAAGCCGCCATCCATGCGATTGACGATAAACATATTCAAAATTTAGAATATAGATTCTTAGATCGTGTGCGAGTGAAGGGGAAAACTAAACCTGTATCCATCTATGAAATTCTCAATGGAGATGATCCAATCTTTTTGGAACAAAAACTAAACACAAAGGAATTGTATTTAGAAGGAACAACGGCCTATCACTCGGGAAATTTTTCAGAAGCAAAGGATAAATTCGAAACAGTTGCAAGGTTATTCCCAGAAGACAAAGCAACACAGTTATACTTAAAAAGACTATTTCCAGTAATCAACCCTCTCCCCTTGTCCACAGAAGAATTTCCAGAAGAAGAGGACTGA
- a CDS encoding SGNH/GDSL hydrolase family protein — protein sequence MKKDNEQTSFSPKLLKYILLLFLFLPGFAFLTRTIDSLGCFRFPYGHFHFPANTKIPFFRLGEREYGDINEFGFRITAYPKDTNCSYLLLGDSQTFGSGIFWKDSFPEILNRETSCYWINTSIPGFTLDNEFSMYQKVQNHFQFSDVYLFVYGNDVYELGDTPDFLHFLNHKQWYFSFFSFYFPESTRLYLKKLYFDSIQKRMELELERVSSLPYTPPLPNKEKNQVVDYPSLKTLFQISPTYLSSSLDTKTFAKNDFHRWKRTFDQLHQEIRNQGKKITIVYIPLEVEYDRNRYEVYRTLGFEMNPRWLESDSEFILDLIQLTDENRIPLIDLRKYMRDKTDLLQRGDIHLNERATRLIADVLKKN from the coding sequence ATGAAAAAAGATAATGAACAAACTAGTTTCTCACCCAAACTGCTCAAATATATTTTGCTTTTGTTTCTTTTTCTTCCTGGTTTTGCTTTTCTTACGAGAACCATTGATTCTTTGGGTTGTTTCAGGTTTCCCTATGGTCATTTCCACTTTCCGGCGAATACTAAAATTCCCTTTTTTCGTTTGGGTGAACGAGAGTATGGAGATATCAATGAGTTTGGTTTCCGAATTACCGCTTATCCAAAGGATACAAATTGTTCGTATTTATTGTTAGGTGATTCGCAAACTTTTGGATCTGGTATTTTTTGGAAGGATAGTTTCCCTGAGATTTTAAATCGAGAAACAAGTTGTTATTGGATCAATACCAGCATTCCTGGATTTACTCTGGACAACGAATTCTCTATGTACCAAAAAGTTCAGAATCATTTTCAGTTTTCTGATGTTTATTTATTTGTTTATGGGAATGACGTTTATGAATTAGGAGACACTCCCGATTTTTTACATTTTCTAAATCATAAACAATGGTATTTTTCTTTTTTTTCTTTTTACTTCCCGGAATCGACTCGTTTGTATTTAAAAAAATTATATTTTGATTCGATACAAAAAAGAATGGAACTAGAGTTGGAACGAGTTTCGAGTTTACCCTATACACCTCCGCTTCCTAATAAAGAAAAAAATCAAGTAGTCGATTATCCTTCACTCAAAACTCTGTTTCAAATCAGTCCTACTTATCTTTCTAGTTCACTTGATACAAAGACCTTTGCAAAAAATGATTTTCATCGGTGGAAGAGGACTTTTGATCAGTTGCATCAGGAAATTAGAAACCAAGGGAAAAAAATAACCATTGTATATATCCCTTTAGAAGTGGAATATGATAGAAACCGTTATGAGGTATATCGTACATTAGGATTTGAGATGAATCCTCGGTGGTTAGAGTCTGATTCTGAATTTATCCTCGATTTGATTCAGTTGACTGATGAAAATAGGATCCCGCTGATTGATCTACGAAAGTATATGCGAGATAAAACTGACCTTTTACAAAGAGGTGATATCCATTTAAATGAAAGAGCCACTCGACTGATTGCGGATGTTCTTAAAAAGAATTGA
- a CDS encoding SDR family NAD(P)-dependent oxidoreductase, with the protein MSEFYQDEWVWITGASSGIGKELVNQAYKRKAKVLLASRKTKVLEALAKELKLEKGRFAVEKLDLEDYKSTTTFAKRCLQKYGIPKVVIHNGGISQRSLTKETNLATLEKIMNTNFYGAAEMTRAMLPQILGKKEVHFAVISSVAGKLGSPLRSAYSASKFALVGFFHCLRAEEESKGIYVTMVYPGFIQTNISKNALTGDGKTTGTMDSVISAGLPVQLCAHRILHAVANKQREVVIAGIKEKFGLFLQAVYPSLFFKMIQKAKVR; encoded by the coding sequence ATGAGCGAATTTTATCAAGACGAATGGGTTTGGATTACGGGAGCATCCTCTGGAATTGGGAAAGAGTTGGTGAACCAAGCTTACAAACGAAAGGCAAAGGTATTACTTGCTTCACGAAAGACAAAAGTTCTAGAGGCACTGGCAAAAGAACTCAAACTAGAGAAGGGTCGTTTTGCTGTCGAAAAATTAGATTTGGAAGATTACAAATCAACAACCACGTTTGCCAAACGTTGCCTTCAGAAATATGGGATACCTAAAGTTGTCATTCACAATGGAGGGATCAGCCAAAGATCTTTAACGAAGGAAACCAATTTAGCCACTCTCGAAAAAATTATGAACACCAACTTTTATGGGGCAGCAGAAATGACTCGTGCGATGTTACCTCAAATTTTAGGAAAAAAGGAAGTTCATTTTGCAGTGATCTCCAGTGTCGCCGGAAAATTGGGAAGCCCACTTAGATCGGCTTATTCTGCCTCCAAATTCGCGTTAGTTGGTTTTTTCCATTGTTTGCGAGCAGAAGAAGAAAGTAAGGGAATTTATGTAACCATGGTATATCCTGGTTTTATCCAAACAAATATTTCTAAAAATGCACTGACTGGCGATGGAAAAACAACCGGAACTATGGATTCGGTGATCTCTGCGGGTTTACCCGTTCAATTATGTGCTCACCGCATTTTACATGCAGTGGCCAACAAACAGAGAGAAGTTGTAATTGCTGGTATTAAAGAAAAGTTTGGTCTTTTTTTGCAGGCCGTTTACCCTTCTTTATTTTTTAAAATGATTCAAAAAGCAAAGGTAAGATAA
- a CDS encoding STAS domain-containing protein, with amino-acid sequence MAIVIEIKNNDLSFDGLSGFRERIMSTISHTKEDVVLDFTEISMSLDSATIGELMKFHSALESQDLQLQIRGVNKLIRTVFRLNKLDTILHLID; translated from the coding sequence TTGGCTATTGTAATCGAAATCAAGAACAATGATCTTTCTTTTGACGGACTCAGTGGATTCCGGGAAAGAATTATGTCCACCATCAGCCATACTAAGGAAGATGTAGTCCTAGACTTTACGGAGATCTCCATGTCTCTTGACAGTGCGACCATCGGCGAACTTATGAAGTTTCATTCAGCCTTAGAATCCCAAGACCTACAATTACAAATTCGCGGAGTGAACAAACTCATTCGCACAGTGTTTCGACTGAACAAACTCGATACCATCCTCCACCTCATAGACTGA
- a CDS encoding DUF3817 domain-containing protein encodes MLSLLQTKLGRFRILAFLEGLSFLAILFVTMPLKYLYQNPEPNKIVGMVHGLLFLLYLVELFQVKVELEWKAKKTFLAALASVVPFGTFIAERYLYLKSDAEEPTKTQK; translated from the coding sequence ATGCTCTCTTTACTCCAGACCAAACTAGGCCGATTCCGGATTTTAGCCTTTTTGGAGGGACTTTCTTTTCTCGCCATCCTCTTCGTGACCATGCCACTTAAGTATTTATACCAAAATCCAGAACCGAATAAGATTGTGGGGATGGTTCACGGATTGTTATTTCTATTGTATTTGGTAGAATTATTCCAAGTCAAAGTAGAACTAGAATGGAAGGCCAAAAAAACATTCTTAGCAGCCTTAGCTTCGGTGGTTCCTTTTGGTACATTCATTGCAGAAAGATATTTATATTTAAAATCCGATGCAGAAGAACCAACAAAAACTCAAAAGTAA
- a CDS encoding PAS domain S-box protein has protein sequence MFQTNYNDLLSSIPDLICELDASEKISYANSFHKHRLGYEWHEILGRSIDEFFHPEDRKELQEKISHLQIPGAEIIGIWRIAHKNGHFLTFECRGKFQPDSNGNKRIIVIARDITEELRQDFKLHSKNSPKSKDKTDLEMKSAQLQQNTLFELKMSQFEFSQLKHAFDEHAIIAITDKNGSISYVNDRFCEISMYSREELVGNNHRLLNSGFHSPEFFDRMYHMIQNGYVWKGEIRNRSKVGSIYWVSATIVPLRSIDGSINRFFALHTLITRTIESEEKVTQLLQEKELLLQEVHHRIKNNLFSVYSLLKMQANFSNDEHLKEQFDEAAGRLRSMMALYDRLYRSQNPNAIDLKEYVPNLVREILATYQKNIVFEFLPSSGIIVKPEIANNLGIILNELICNSVKHSFRQVDYGTIDVQIQQLEDQIVFVYKDDGEPLPDTFSLENSDAGFGIKLMNLLVLQLRGKVNVTPGQRVQFELSFPNR, from the coding sequence ATGTTTCAAACAAATTACAACGATTTACTTTCAAGTATTCCTGATTTGATTTGTGAGTTGGATGCTTCTGAAAAAATTAGTTATGCAAACTCATTCCATAAACATAGGTTAGGTTATGAATGGCATGAAATCCTTGGCCGTTCGATAGACGAATTTTTCCATCCAGAGGATAGAAAAGAATTACAAGAAAAAATATCTCATCTACAAATACCTGGTGCAGAAATTATAGGTATTTGGCGAATTGCCCATAAAAACGGACACTTTTTGACCTTTGAATGTAGAGGAAAATTCCAACCAGATTCTAATGGAAACAAAAGGATTATAGTCATAGCAAGGGATATCACCGAAGAACTTAGGCAAGATTTTAAACTTCATTCAAAGAATTCTCCGAAATCAAAAGATAAAACGGATTTAGAGATGAAGTCTGCTCAACTTCAACAAAACACTTTGTTTGAACTAAAGATGTCTCAGTTTGAATTTTCGCAATTAAAACATGCTTTTGATGAACATGCAATCATCGCCATAACAGATAAAAATGGATCAATCTCTTATGTGAATGATCGGTTCTGCGAAATCTCTATGTATTCAAGGGAAGAACTCGTAGGAAATAATCACCGTTTGTTGAATTCCGGATTTCATTCTCCTGAATTTTTTGACCGAATGTATCATATGATTCAAAATGGATATGTTTGGAAAGGCGAGATCCGGAACAGAAGTAAGGTCGGATCTATTTATTGGGTCAGTGCAACCATAGTTCCTTTACGTTCTATTGATGGTAGTATCAACAGGTTCTTTGCATTACATACGCTCATCACTCGTACAATTGAATCAGAAGAAAAAGTAACACAACTTTTGCAGGAGAAAGAATTACTTTTACAAGAAGTCCACCATCGGATCAAAAACAATTTATTTTCTGTTTATAGTCTTCTTAAAATGCAGGCCAACTTTTCTAATGATGAACATTTAAAAGAACAATTTGATGAAGCCGCAGGCCGATTGAGAAGTATGATGGCTTTGTATGATCGATTGTACAGATCACAAAATCCAAATGCTATCGATTTAAAAGAATACGTTCCAAATTTAGTTCGAGAAATTCTCGCTACCTATCAGAAAAACATTGTTTTTGAATTTCTTCCTTCAAGTGGTATCATTGTGAAACCAGAGATTGCCAATAATTTAGGAATCATCTTAAACGAACTTATTTGTAATTCAGTAAAACATTCGTTTCGTCAGGTAGACTACGGAACCATTGACGTTCAAATCCAACAATTGGAAGACCAAATTGTATTTGTCTATAAGGATGACGGAGAGCCGTTGCCGGATACATTTTCTTTGGAAAATTCGGATGCTGGGTTTGGAATCAAACTTATGAATCTACTTGTGTTGCAACTCCGAGGAAAAGTAAACGTAACTCCTGGACAGAGAGTTCAATTTGAGTTATCCTTTCCCAACCGGTAA